TTTCCAAGTATGTAAATGGTTGCGTTTAAGGTGGTTCCACTTTaatattgaatttttttAGTATTGTCCGCAGAAAGCATTAGACAAGTGTACCTCAACTCATCAACCCAATCTGCTTCCTACTCAGAAAATATTGAGAGCCTTAAAAAACTCCTGGAGGTAACCATCGGGGAGAAGGATACTGCACTAGTCGAGCTGGCCACCTTCCGGGAGCGCGAAGCAACGTGGAGTAGACTCCTCAAGGAAGCAATCAATCGCAACGAAAGGAAGAACAACGCTACTTTAGATCTCAAATTACAAATCGATGTTCTACAGCGTAAATGTGAGGAATATGCTTCTCGGGATGCGGTTGCACAGCGTGTTGTTAAAAACCTGCAAGCGGTGAATGCATCGCAAGCTAAAAAAATCGAGCAGCTCAATCAGGAGTCGGATACCTTGAAAAATCTGATGAAGGACATTCAAGACGAGAATGAGAAGCGGAAGGAAGAACTGGAGGATCTTGTCACCGCTCAGTCAAGGGTAATTGAGAGGATGAAAAGGGACGTTGAGAAATCACAGACAAGTCCACAAAGTATGAAGCCAAACTCGGGTTCCAGAACTGGTCACAAAGTTCAGATATCCAGAAATATTGGACAAGTACCTCGTGGACCACGTATATCCGGTGATATTTTTCCTGCAGGAAGCTCTGGCAACTCAGGAGCAGGTAAGCATATGGTTTAATACCTATGGGAGATATCCAGCCTAACCAAACACTAGACTTGCAAACGATACCGGAATTCAAGAAACGTGATGGGTGGCTGATGATTCCAGACGAAGTGGAAGCACAAGGCCGTTCTTGGCTGTTAGAGCACTGGTTGACAACACAAGACGACGCTTTGCCCGAGAAAGGAGAACCCATACAAGTGGAACAGGTCTGAGATGAAGGGTGTCAAAGTTATTCAGCCATATCTGCCATATCATAGTCATTTAGTTTGCATGTATATACATAAACAACAAAAGCGTTTGCACACTTTGTAGAAATGGGGTCAATTTGAGAGATTAAGTGCTCCTAGAACGTACAGGCGAAACAATTGTTGCAGAGTTTACCGGATGTCTAGATCTGTGAGTTAGAGTGACCTTGCACAGAAGTATCCATTTAAAGCAACAGATCCCTGACAGTGATTGCGTGGTGGGGTTAGAGAGCGGAGGTTGGAAAAGAGTTCAAAGGCGTTTCAGCCTCTTAGCCCAGTGGAACGGTTAGATTTGAAGGAAAGAATCCAAAGGGATGCGCACGGGCCATAATGCTGTAAGAATGAAAAGATGTTGATATCATGTGATCACTCTCAAAGGTCGTCGGAAAAAAATAACTATACCTGCCCTGCTTTGTTCTTTGCTTCGAAAATCTTAGGGTGCTCAAAAATGAGTCCAAATGGTGATAAAAACGATATAAAGGCGCTTCATTTATTCAAACTTCGATATTTGCATTTCAGTACATAAAGCAAACTCTCGATTGGTGACCATTGGTGACAATCAATTCTCGCCTATATCCAACTTCGACGCTTCTACGATTGGCCGTAACAATAGGCCTGGTTGTTCTGAAGTTGAATCTGTCCAGGATGGAAAAAGTCTTCCTTGCAACAACCAGAGGACTGTACACCAGGAGGGCAAACTTGATTGGGTTGAGATGCCAAAGGGACACCTGTTAAAGGGGGAAGGGCAAGTAAGCATATATTTGTGAACAGTGGAACATGAGTAAAAAGTTAGAATGCTACACTTACACCCTAACCCCGTTCCAGGTACTACCTGGGGCCATGACTGCCATGTCATATAGGTGCAGCACGATGGAATGAAATTGAGATTGCATGTAATGCGCTTCTCAAGCTCCGGCAACGGGTTGGCACTCGCAAACGACGCGAGGAGGCCAAGAGCGACGAAGATAGTAGACTTTGCTATGCTGGTGCGCATGTCGATCGGATGCTTGTTATCTGTTCCTATCTTGGTTGGGAGCTGACGGATAGATACCATTACAACCCAGTTTAAATATCTTTTTTGCAAGTTACGTAGTTACTTTTCCGCCTTGAACTAGATGGGGATCCCCGGTCAATGACACAGGGACCTCATACAGATTTCACATCGCTTGTCTGTTGACATTGTTTTCGTTGATATTTCATTTAGACGCCGAGATTGTGTATCAGTATTTgcattttatttttagaacaaCCAGGCACCTGCTGCTAGATACTTTATTCTTTGACCACGGAATTGAAAAGGAATGAATCCTGTGCAAATTGTGCGCTAGCAACATCATGCAACATTGTAATATGGATTTGGCTATGTCCACCTTTTCCGGTGAGAAAATTTGCATAATCATTAACATTAAAAATGTCAAATTCCGCAAAATTTCCGAAAGAATGAATTGTTGGGCGTCTACTATATCCTTCTCCGAAACGGTTCCACAACTTCAACCAAGCGGGATGTCCTAAACTGTGTTATATATTTTCTGTCGCTAACGGAGGCCATTGAATGCGACATCAGAGCGGGAAACGGGGTATTTTAAACTAGTTGCAGGCGGACAGAACTCCGTAGAGTGATTTTGTGTGGACATTAGCAAATTCGAAGCGGTAAAAGGTAAAACATGATAGTAAGACGGGAAGGAAATTATCTCCGATGTCATTGTTTCATCAAAACCCACGGTGATGTATATCAACCAAAGACAAGAAAGGGCAAAGGTCAAGGAGATCAGATAGACTACAAAGCTCTCGTTAAGAGTGTTCACTCAGAATTATAAGCTGGGGACCAAAGGTGCAGGTATACTGTATGAGTCATGAGAATTCAGTGTGTGATGCGCTGAACCCGTCGCATCCACTCGTCAATTATGTAAGGCACTGGCAAATTGCGTGGGAAGGGAATGTGTTTACAATACAAACTAGACAAAGAACGAAATGCGCTGATGCTCGCACTAATTTCCTCTGTCTTCTGACAGAATGCTAGCATTTCTGGTAGATGATTTTTAGGTGCCGTCTTCCTACTGCGTTTGTACCATTTCCATGACGAGAGGCAATTTTGCCTTGTCACTAGATCCATGGATGGTGGGTGCGGCTATTCCTGTCATTTTCCAGATGATCTCCTTTTCCGAAGGGGTGAATTTGAATGAAGTTATTAAAGATGATAGCACAGATTCTGTGTAGCCAGGCCGATGGATTAACAGTAGTGTGAAACATTGACCGAAAATGCTTACTCATTTCCAGCTGCGAGAACTTGAATCCACTGTCAATGAGTAATTCTTTCTTTAGTGATTAATTTGAATCGAGAAGAGTATATGCTCACATGCATGACCTCCCTCCACCAATAAATGTCATTCTGATAGAGCAGCATGTCAGTCAGAGCGCCACAAAGGCTGTAGACGAGAAATAAAAAGGCCTACAGGTTTGAGTATATTCCGGGTAGATGAGCTTGAGTGACTGTTTCTGGGAGCGGATTCAGCCAACGCTCTGGTTTCCATTCATTTGCGTCCGGGCCCCACAGGTCTGGGTTGCGGTTACAAGCCATAATCCCGATTATTATATCAGTGTTTTCCGGGACTAGGAGCTCTGTTAACTCTTCTCCAGTCGTTGCCTTAATTGGCTTGGACAGCGAGAGCACAACGTCTTTCCGAGTGGTTCTTTGGAGGCGCGTTACAGGGGGGAAACTAATTCTCCAATTAATAATTTGAATTATGTTAAAATGATGCTGACGTACAGCCTGAGCGTCTCGCGGCATATGGCGTCTAGGTAAGGCAACGCGACGAGCACGTCGTAAGACAAATCATTCCCATGGGCCATTTTTGCCTCGGCTAATTCAAGACGAAGTCTTTCTTGTACGTCCTGATTTATAGAAAGCAGATGCAAGATTCTAGCCAACCCTGCTGAAGTGGTATCGGTACCAGCAAAAATCAAAGTTCTGAAATGGCAAATCTTGTAGACCAAAGTAAAGTGAAGGACGGCATCACTCACGCTATCTGCCCTATAATCTCGTCTTCTGGTAGCTTATCCTCGTTTGATGCATTAAGATTAGCTCTCACTAAAATTTAATTAGTGTCAATAGCAACCAATTAGGAGAGGTCCTCACTGAGTATGCTAAGAATGTCCTTCCCTTGGCCTATCTGTTTTGTAACAAGTTCGTCCCCTGCATAAAGGGCTTTCTTCTTGGATTCATATACTTCGAGGGATGTGCTGTAGGTCAAGTCCACAATGTCCCGAAAACGGTGTAAATCCTTCAGTGGGAGGATGTCAAGTATGAATCGGCGAAATCTGGGAGTTCCAATCCGGACAATGGTTGGCAGGAGATACGTGCGAGAAAACCGAAACTTTATCAAAGCAGGGCTACAAACGTAGATTACGTTAAAATCTTTTAGTATAATACTCGTAATGCAAAAATACCTACCCAAGATCCTTTATGGCTTGTGTGAATGGATGCGGTATACCGTCTGCCGTTAAAGGGTCGAAAGAATAAGCTAAGCCACTCTGACCCAGTAGCTCCATTGCTGTTCGAGTCAACCAATGCATGATATCAACCTTCAAAATATTGTAAGACTAGAAATAGCAAAATGTCTGTTTTATATACCTCTTGCGGACCACTCTGTACTTTACTTTTCAAAGTATTGCAAAGCCTATTAACCACAAGAGAAAAGATTGgaactttgattttttgatcAGTGACTTCCTTGCTGTGCAACAGATTATGACAAAAATACAAACCCATATCTCGCATGTGAGCTATCGAAAACACAGGGTTCAacatttttctttgcttccgGTGGTGTTCGCCTGCCTCAAAGATGCGTGAGAAGGGGATGAATCTTTAAGAATTATTAGGCAAAACACGTACCGTTCGTACTCAGGAGCCCATTTCCGAACATTAACTTTCTCCCTCTGGGAATATATCAGCGGCTGCAAAGTGAATTGCGCTCAGATACTAAATTCCATACTCACTCGATGACTCCTGTGCCTTCTTCAAAAATGTGTTGATCCTATAAGACAAAATAGAGTTAGCTTGTGTTAGAAAGTCAGTAAATTCAACGACCTTGGTGAGAATTTGAGTAAGGGCCTTGGGGTCGAATATGAAAAGCTGATTTTCCTAAGATACTGGTGTCAGATCTGACGGGTCGTTCAAGAAGAGCGCCCGAACGTACGCCAAGCAATGCCTTAACCTTGACTACAGTCCCATCTTTTCAAAGACGTTAGACAAAGTCTCGACTGACGCACAAATGAAGAACGCACATTGTTCCATTTCTGAATAAAACTCCCATGCATTGGGATTGAAGGCTTCCCTGAAAGTACCTATCAAACACCTCGTCAGACAGTAGTAAATGAAATGGATTGTTTGTTACAATTACCTTTGAAGAACGATTTCGACGGGGGTCCCGGAACAACGTTGAGCCCTGCATTTGCCACAATCCGACGGAGCTGTTTCAAGCAAAAACGTATAAATAGCACGATACAGACGGTTTGTGCAGCAAGTAATAGCTTGAACATCCTTGGCGGTACTATAAGAATCAATTCAGCTCAGCCAAAGCCTCGTAGAAGTTGGTATTATGCCTACGTTTACTCTAACCTTTATATACCATTTCATGGAGTAGTGGCACGGGGGGATAAGCAGTGATTCTCTACGGAAACGGGCCCGTTAATCGTTCGGAAGGCGTCCGTACATGCTTTTTTCCCAGTGCTTTTAGAAGCGGAATCTGATGACAACTCCAAAATAAGCACATACGTATCCCAATGGCACGACACGACGATCCTTAAATTAGATGGCTTACCAAAAATTGACTACGCGTTTTACGTCCCATTTTTTGTCGCAATCCCTCAACTTGTCTTCGGTGATATTACACCTTGCATGAGGCAAAGCCATGTTGTAGCGACTCAGCTTAATGTGGAGGCAAGTGTAGGGTGCCACACTGTTCCAATATATCCCAATCGGACGGTAGTTATCATCAAAAGGTTAGAGCCTTTGAGTGTCTTACCAAGGCTATTGAAGTTGCAATCAGTAGTTAAAACACAAAATTTTCAGTCACATTGACATAGGTAAGTAAAATGTGCAAATCATACTGATATCTTGTTGTTCTTGCTGAGTGGTTGACTAGTCAGTGGTAACAGACAGAGGCAGGGAACGACAGCCAGCCCCTTTACGCATGTGACCGATAACTCGGTAGTCGGGCTAGTTAAAACCGGTGGTGCAACTCGTCCAACATAACTTTAAGCCAACTTCAAGCTTCCGAATACTTTCACCGCACAGAGTTTGGACAAAGACTGTAATTTCCTCTTGATCAGAACTTTTCAAGGTCTACTCACATGAAAATGCGACATAATTCGGATTAATCTCAGGAAATGCGCTGGACTTGAGACCAGATTCAACAATCTGTGTCAAATATATGCTGCCTAAAGAAAGTGGATACTTCTTTCTGAATTATCATACATTTAAACTAAACAAATTCTGTGAATTCTCCACACTTTCGTAGTTTATCAATTAAAATTATCCCTCTGTTTGTAAAGCCAAATGCTAGAGCTATCGTTGGATGTGTCATGCTGCTGCTTGCTTGTGACTCCGTCAAGTTATAAGTTTGCACATCTGCGATCTATCATTGGCAGTAATTCTTCAAAACATTTAATCGATCTGCCTTTCTTATCTTGTAGTAGCCCTGGCTGTAACATACGGTTTGTGAAATCACATTTACCCCCTGACCGTCGTCGGGCCACTCGAGCGGTAATTCAAGGCAAATAATCTAATATTAATATGACCCTGAGTGATTACCCTGTTCTAACAACGAACTCGAGATGTAAGAACTTGGAATCTCATGGTGTTTGGGGGTCGTAGGCCATTCTAACCTAAATCCCAATTATTCGAGTACGATTTCATCAGAATAAACAAGAAACTCATGATTCCATTCCTTTCATCGGAAATCGCAAGGTCGGTGAAGATAACAGTGATTGAGTTTTTGGATCGAGCGCTTGATATCTTGGACCGTCGTTCTCACGACGGCCTGATGCGAACATTGCGAAGCGCCTGTACCACTTGTTGAAAATAATCATCAAAGGTGTGTTCCACGTGTTTCGAAAGTCTGCTTCTTATTTTTCCTTATTGCTATATGAACTTTAACCTTTAGCGACAATCAAAAGGATCGAAATCCTGAGATGAGTCATTTTGACACAAACTCAATAGGTCGGTGCTTTTTTGTTCACTGAATGGCCCCGTTTTAATGGAGTCAGCGGTATTACTTAGATGGAAAATGTCTTGCCAACTCGTCTTGCCAACTACAGTCCATTCGGCGGGGACTCTATTCGTCAGTGAGATAGAAACattaatattttttgtgGTTATCTCGTGTGTATTTACCTGGCCTGCATAAAAGTCTAGCGCAGCACCCGGTACCATTTAGTGGTCAGCTTGTAATCGAAAACTATCACAATGCGTACATGTTTATACTTTACATATACGTCCTTCAAGGCTTCGATCACCATCACACGGGTGCTATATAGGGAAAGTAGCGATACATACCCTAACATATCTACATAATGGATAGGAATGATGCGAAACTGGGTCACAAGATAAAACCTTGAGTCATGTACCAAGTACGACGCCGGCCGCTATCGATACGACGATGCCTAGATGTTTTGTTTACAATCAATATTATTGCAGCATGCTCACTCTAACGACTGTGAGAGTATTTCTAGCTTGGCCCTGGGTCCTTAATTGCATCTTAGAGGTTTAAAGTCTCGCTCGCTTGCATGGTCCAAAGTCCTGTAATTTTTAGTGGTTGCAGAATATGCTGAGATTCAAGGAGTTGTCTCTTCAATTAACCTTGCACTTGCGATCTCCAAGCCAACATTCACACGCCAAGGTGTGTCTAATATAAATCCACGAAACGGTCTTATGAGCCCACCACAAATGTAAACAGAGCATGTAAAGCTGTATTTGCACGGGCTCATGATACTTTTGGTGGCGTTGTACAGATTGACTTTGACACGGCAAGCTAAAGAATAGATTCCGTGCTTCAAAGTGCGCTTATTTCGGGAAAGCTCCATAAAGATGGCAGATACCGCCATCGAATGTGCACAAACATCGACGTGAAGATTGCATGGCAATCAGACATATTATTCATTACAGCATATTATCAAGCTAAAACAACTCGAAGGTTTTGATGAAGTCGCAATCGTCTGTGGGTTAGCACAAGAACAGGTCGGCCGAGATTTTTTTAACTATCTCTCATTATTGACGGAGGTCGTGGTTGCCAGTAAGTGTAGCTGGCATTGTGtgttgaaaaataaaaatcaaCTCGTAGAGTTTTAATTATTATCAAATAAGTACAGTAACAGACCGTGGATGCATGTGCCATCATTGCATATGCTCTCATGTTGCTCCCAAAGTCCAGAAAGATCGACTACTCGGGGCCCTGATCACGATCAATGAAAGATGTACCATCCATCTGGAGCAGAGTCACAGGAAATAATTGAAGCGGAGTCTCAATATTAGCCACGTGTCTGTAGGTTATCTCGTGACTTGGTATTCCGAACTTCTCCCACCCGCAGGGATCCTCCCGCGATCCACCATTTTGAAGGCGAAAGGGTACACTTCTCAATTTCTGCTGATGCCGTTATATTTTATTAACTCTGAACCGAGGACTTAGAATTCTTTTTTTGGTCCCAGACTCACAAATCGCCCCTCTGTCAAAAAGATACTCCTGGAACGAGGCCACCAGTTCAACCGTCTTGGATGTCGCTTGACTTACACGCCACAATACGTTTCACTGATCCTCCCTTCGTGGCGTTGCGCCCGCCCCTAAGTACTGTTCAGGAACTCCGAGAGGGTATTGGAAGGTCTCCGTACCACGGCGCCATACTGAATCTTACTGGTTGTTGGCAATTGCAATATTGTTCTGAAGTTCTGATTGAAGTCATGGTCGCTTTGTACTCGCTGATCATGCGTTGACCCTTATAATCAGTGTGTTTTCCTGGAGCTATACTCTATTGAAATGAACGAACGCTGAATACTGAAAATCTTCGCCATTGAGTCCCGTCTTTCCGGAGTTTTTGTTGGTCACCGTGCGAGTGGATACGATCAAGCTTTGCTCATATAATCTGGGTCCGACCCCGGATACCCTTCCATTGCATCTGGAAAGGAACAGTTCGACTCAGAAGGTCGGCAACCCGTCAGGGTATATGCTTCTTTTCTCCATCGCATCCTTGTGTCGTAACTAAAGATAAAGAGGCACCAGGTCATTCCCGGACCCTCTTGTGCTCAACTCCTCTTACCCTCAGCATCACGCTCCTTTGAACTGGAAGCATAATGGTCGACGTCAGGCTATCGTAAGTTCGCAAGCTATTCCTTCATCGTTGCCGATGGGTTGAAAGTATTTGTCTCGCATTATCTCACAGGTTCGGGCCTATGCTCATAGGCACCTTCTTCAATATGATTCTCTATGGGGTAGCTCCACAATTTCTTCTGTGATATGTGAGATACACACTTAGCACACTTTCTAGATTTTGATTGCTCAGGTCCGTTTCGTCTAAATGTTTCTTGAAGCAAGCTCACTTCTCGAAAGACTTACCACTACTACCTGACGTTCAAAAGGTAAATCACCGTTTCTCTATGCCTTCTTGAAGTCGACTAACAATCGTAAAGAGATGCACCATGGATCAGATATTTAGTTATGTATCTGTTTATTGTCGAAACGCTTAATACGGGCTTCAACATGGCTATGATGTACCAACCACTCATAGAGAAATTCGGTACGTAATTTTTTAACAACGGACGGGTCATCGCAAAGCTAAACGCCAATCTTGCAGGCCAAGAAGAAGCTACTAAATTTTTTCCAACATGTGAGGCATTGCTTGCTCTCTTTTCATACAAATATTCATTACATTAACCAGTATTTGCGGCTGGTACGAGGACCCAATGCTCCATGATTCATATTCCGCTGATTGACTGTCCTCGATTCAGAGCCCATCATTATTGTGAGTATTTACGTATGCCGATGCTTTCAATTAATCTAATCGCTTCGCAGGTCGCGATATCCACGCCCATCCAAGTGTTTTTTGCATGGAGAATTAGACTCCTCACCAAACAAACAATATTACCTCTT
The sequence above is a segment of the Psilocybe cubensis strain MGC-MH-2018 chromosome 4, whole genome shotgun sequence genome. Coding sequences within it:
- a CDS encoding Cytochrome P450 monooxygenase 91: MVYKVPPRMFKLLLAAQTVCIVLFIRFCLKQLRRIVANAGLNVVPGPPSKSFFKGTFREAFNPNAWEFYSEMEQYGTVVKVKALLGENQLFIFDPKALTQILTKDQHIFEEGTGVIEGRKLMFGNGLLSTNGEHHRKQRKMLNPVFSIAHMRDMVPIFSLVVNRLCNTLKSKVQSGPQEVDIMHWLTRTAMELLGQSGLAYSFDPLTADGIPHPFTQAIKDLGPALIKFRFSRTYLLPTIVRIGTPRFRRFILDILPLKDLHRFRDIVDLTYSTSLEVYESKKKALYAGDELVTKQIGQGKDILSILMRANLNASNEDKLPEDEIIGQIATLIFAGTDTTSAGLARILHLLSINQDVQERLRLELAEAKMAHGNDLSYDVLVALPYLDAICRETLRLFPPVTRLQRTTRKDVVLSLSKPIKATTGEELTELLVPENTDIIIGIMACNRNPDLWGPDANEWKPERWLNPLPETVTQAHLPGIYSNLMTFIGGGRSCIGFKFSQLEMKSVLSSLITSFKFTPSEKEIIWKMTGIAAPTIHGSSDKAKLPLVMEMVQTQ